From Cyclopterus lumpus isolate fCycLum1 chromosome 4, fCycLum1.pri, whole genome shotgun sequence, a single genomic window includes:
- the rpf1 gene encoding ribosome production factor 1 isoform X3, which yields MGGQTFSSYAKYGRFNDGVPTFSSSTTTIGSLPVPIVSTRTGSSLHTRENNFGKTYSLPKMDITEVSVSQDSKWKRNKSNKPKNKSGSRGGNGGADGAEAKEEVKMEKSEAEAAFPPTFNVSEIKNKQRRHSMFVKYKQEKSKLKIQLKKKKKKERKALGDKAPPKEVPKTIENQRVYDETTVDPEDEEIAFDEGTDEFSAYFNGLTNPKVLITTSDRPRGRTVKFCEQLATVIPDAHVYYRRGLALKRIIPQCLARNFTYLMVINEDRKMPNGLVLCHLPDGPTAHFKISNVRLRKEMKRRGKDPTEHFPEVILNNFTTRLGHSIGRQFAALFPQDPQFVGRQVATFHNQRDFVFFRFHRYIFKNEKKVGIQELGPRFTLKLRSLQKGTFDSKFGEYEWVLKRHEMDACRRKFQL from the exons GTGTCCCCACATTTTCATCCTCGACCACCACAATTGGGTCACTTCCGGTTCCGATTGTGAGCACACGAACCGGAAGCTCGCTCCACACACGTGAAAATAATTTTGGCAAAACATACAGCCTACCCAAGATGGACATTACAGAGGTTTCCGTGAGTCAGGACAGCAAATGGAAGAGAAATAAGAGTAATAAGCCGAAGAACAAGAGTGGGAGTCGGGGGGGAAATGGAGGAGCCGATGGAGCCGAGGCGAAGGAGGAGGTTAAAATGGAGAAGAGCGAGGCAGAAGCTGCCTTCCCCCCAACTTTCAACGTGTCCGAAATCAAGAATAAACAGCGAAGACACTCCATGTTCGTGAAATACAAGCAGGAAAAAAGCAAG CTAAAGAtccagctgaagaagaagaagaaaaaagaaaggaaagctTTAGGTGACAAG GCGCCACCAAAAGAGGTGCCGAAGACGATAGAGAACCAGAGGGTGTACGACGAGACTACAGTTGATCCAGAAGATGAAGAG ATTGCATTTGACGAGGGAACTGATGAGTTTTCTGCCTACTTCAATGGGTTGACGAACCCTAAAGTGCTCATCACAACATCAGACAGACCAAGAGGG AGGACGGTGAAGTTTTGTGAGCAGCTGGCCACAGTAATCCCGGACGCCCATGTGTACTACAGAAGAGGTTTGGCCCTGAAGAGGATCATTCCTCAGTGCCTGGCCAGAAACTTCACCTACCTAATGGTCATCAACGAGGATCGCAAAATGCCCA ATGGTTTGGTTCTCTGTCATCTTCCTGATGGGCCGACTGCACACTTCAAGATCAGCAATGTTCGACTACGCAAGGAGATGAAG AGACGTGGCAAAGATCCAACTGAACACTTTCCAGAGGTGATCCTCAACAACTTCACCACACGGCTGGGTCACAGCATCGGCCGGCAGTTTGCTGCCCTGTTTCCACAAGACCCTCAGTTTGTGGGTCGACAGGTCGCCACCTTCCACAACCAGAGAGACTTTGTCTTTTTCAGATTTCACAG ATACATCTTCAAGAATGAGAAGAAAGTTGGTATTCAAGAGCTGGGACCTCGCTTCACCCTCAAACTCCGCTCTCTACAGAAAGGCACCTTTGATTCAAAGTTTGGAGAGTACGAGTGGGTCCTGAAG CGCCATGAGATGGATGCCTGCAGACGAAAGTTCCAACTTTAA
- the LOC117729206 gene encoding guanine nucleotide-binding protein G(I)/G(S)/G(O) subunit gamma-5-like, translated as MSGSSSVVAMKKVVQQLRLEAGMHRVKVSQAAADLQQFCLHHAQQDPLLTGMSSTNNPFRPQKVCSFL; from the exons ATGTCGGGATCATCCAGCGTCGTAGCGATGAAGAAAGTCGTCCAACAGCTCCGCCTGGAAGCTGGCATGCACAGAGTTAAG GTGTCGCAGGCCGCAGCGGACCTGCAGCAGTTCTGCCTGCATCACGCCCAGCAGGACCCTCTGCTCACCGGCATGTCGTCCACCAACAACCCGTTCAGACCGCAGAAAGTCTGCTCCTTTCTCTAG
- the spata1 gene encoding LOW QUALITY PROTEIN: spermatogenesis-associated protein 1 (The sequence of the model RefSeq protein was modified relative to this genomic sequence to represent the inferred CDS: inserted 1 base in 1 codon): protein MELCCESMRCPEDRRPASCKFVELHVLFVPEDQWNVKLNKVPAEAIESFISAGFIRVYPDTTLKTLRRELGALLGAERHFERFSFLKCVGHSLALVKSKQEKDLKVKTLLHPMYAPQPELYLLPTVEIDSSVCSQSLTTDTSSSXPDHQTHYHPPETFTLPAGRKEPVKFPLIPPVFPSATPTPSLEEERGGKDEAERQFFRGRKEKWKRRGLSSNQLQWADQGCCPRKPHIQRATQLVSQNNRQHYRREADSAQVKESPENKDTCKKKKQYHRQNRAPLEDRDSGFSLTDGLGKSKDVHALNSIRTKPTSVVTDRPVGLSRCVALTSPPPGGVFPVVTQKTTASPVFQTNREQLIEEIKLVREERKQLEWTRQELLRKGKDLLSQNRHRRNQARDSWKKKYFETKKATAPLEENLRNLRQELETFYNKLLHQLQARDNRGKPQRQGRSSIKNELIIQIMTASHEIDNLKRKVEDAKMKLVTEIKLRKQAATELKALKAELAQKKSQSSHPGPTSSLCFGKTTRDRPQVQSTSI, encoded by the exons ATGGAGTTGTGTTGTGAGTCAATGAGATGTCCCGAGGACAGAAGACCCGCCAGTTGCAAG TTTGTGGAGCTCCATGTGCTGTTTGTTCCAGAAGACCAGTGGAATGTGAAGCTCAACAAGGTCCCTGCCGAAGCCATAGAGAGCTTCATATCTGCCGGCTTCATCag GGTGTATCCCGATACCACCCTGAAAACTCTGAGGAGAGAGCTGGGAGCTCTTCTTGGCGCCGAGAGGCACTTCGAAAGATTTTCCTTCCTCAAATGTGTGGGACACAGTTTGGCTCTG GTCAAAAGCAAACAGGAGAAggatctgaaagtgaaaacgTTGCTCCACCCTATGTAT GCCCCACAGCCAGAGCTTTACCTGCTTCCCACTGTGGAGATCGACAGCAGTGTTTGCTCCCAGTCGCTCACCACAgacaccagcagca tcccagACCACCAGACCCATTACCACCCTCCCGAGACATTCACCCTGCCAGCAGGAAGAAAAGAGCCTGTTAAATTCCCCCTCATTCCCCCAGTGTTCCCATCCGCAACCCCCACTCCAAGCctggaagaggaaagaggaggaaaagatgagGCAGAGCGACAGTTCTTCAGAGGCAGAAAGGAGAAATGGAAGAGGAGGGGTCTCTCTTCGAACCAGTTGCAGTGGGCTGATCAGGGATGTTGCCCGAGGAAGCCTCATATTCAAAGGGCAACACAGCTCGTTTCACAGAATAATAGGCAACATTACAG ACGTGAAGCGGATTCAGCTCAGGTGAAGGAATCGCCAGAGAACAAAGACACctgcaaaaagaagaaacagtACCACAGGCAGAACAGAGCGCCTCTGGAGGACAGAGATTCAGGCTTCTCCCTCACAGATGG GCTCGGCAAATCGAAAGATGTCCATGCATTGAATTCCATCAGGACTAAACCAACAAGTGTG GTGACAGATCGTCCAGTTGGGTTGTCTCGGTGTGTTGCTCTCACCTCTCCCCCTCCAGGTGGAGTCTTCCCTGTGGTCACTCAAAAGACCACGGCCTCTCCCGTCTTTCAGACAAACA GAGAGCAACTGATTGAGGAAATCAAGCTGgtgagggaagagagaaagcaACTGGAGTGGACAAGGCAAGAGTTGCTGAGAAAAGGGAAAGATTTGTTGTCTCAAAACAGACATCGCAGGAACCAAG CACGTGACAGTtggaaaaagaaatattttgAGACCAAGAAGGCCACAGCACCATTGGAGGAAAATCTGAGAAACCTCCGACAGGAGTTGGAGACATTTTACAACAAACTCTTGCACCAGCTGCAGGCCAGAGATAACAGAGGGAAGCCACAACGACAGGGCAGATCTTCCATAAAG AATGAGCTCATCATTCAGATCATGACAGCGAGCCATGAGATTGACAACCTGAAGAGGAAGGTAGAGGATGCTAAGATGAAGCTGGTGACAGAGATAAAG TTGAGGAAACAGGCTGCCACGGAGCTGAAGGCCCTAAAGGCTGAGCTGGCCCAGAAGAAGAGTCAGTCCTCTCATCCTGGTCCTACGTCATCTCTGTGCTTCGGAAAGACCACACGGGACAGACCACAAGTTCAAAGCACCTCCATTTAA
- the ctbs gene encoding di-N-acetylchitobiase, with the protein MSYFLLFLSSTILVCRAAVCPCEKPELCQQIREERDFEVFVFDVGGKKWTSYNWSMVTTVAAFGKYDADLMCYAHSKGARVVLKGDVHVPYIVDQYNRTAWITEKVNLAKSQFMDGINIDIEQAVEEGSPEYHALTHLVNETTEAFHGAIPGSQVSFDVAWSPNNIDKRYYDYVTIAESCDLLFVMSYDEQSQITGNCIAMANAPLSQTLNGYDQFLSLKIDPKKLVMGVPWYGYDYPCLNFSQEGVCFIAEVPFRGAPCSDAAGTQKTYAWIMKQVNNSMSGRLWDDKQQAPYFNYKDQKGQIHQVWYDDPQSICPKAESVKSKGLRGIGMWNGNILDYSDEPVAKQQTAGMWNALIGCELGFT; encoded by the exons ATGTCGtactttcttctgtttttgtcGTCGACAATCCTGGTCTGCAGGGCTGCCGTGTGTCCGTGTGAGAAACCCGAGCTCTGTCAACAGATCCGCGAGGAGAGAGACTTTGAG gtgtttgtgtttgatgtgGGTGGAAAGAAATGGACGTCCTACAACTGGAGCATGGTGACGACAGTGGCGGCATTTGGAAAATATGATGCTGATCTCATGTGTTACGCTCACTCCAAAGGAGCACGGGTTGTACTTAAAG GTGATGTTCACGTCCCCTACATtgtggaccaatataacaggaCGGCGTGGATAACAGAGAAGGTAAACCTGGCCAAGAGTCAATTTATGGATGGGATCAACATCGACATTGAACAAGCAGTGGAGGAGGGCTCCCCAGAGTACCATGCTTTGACACACCTGGTCAACGAGACCACTGAGGCCTTCCACGGTGCGATACCCGGCTCCCAG GTCTCATTTGATGTTGCCTGGTCACCAAATAATATCGACAAGCGCTATTATGATTACGTTACCATCGCTGAATCCTGTGACCTGCTGTTTGTGATGTCCTATGATGAACAGAGCCAGATCACAGGGAACTGCATTGCAATGGCAAATGCCCCACTCTCTCAAACATTGAATG ggtATGACCAGTTTTTGAGTCTGAAGATCGATCCAAAGAAGCTCGTCATGGGAGTGCCATGGTACGGCTATGACTACCCGTGCCTTAACTTTTCTCAG GAGGGAGTATGTTTTATAGCCGAAGTTCCTTTCCGTGGAGCCCCCTGTAGTGATGCAGCTGGAACACAGAAAACATACGCGTGGATCATGAAGCAGGTCAACAACTCGATGTCCGGCAGGCTCTGGGACGACAAACAGCAAGCTCCTTACTTCAATTACAAG GACCAGAAAGGACAGATTCATCAGGTTTGGTACGATGACCCACAGAGTATCTGTCCGAAGGCGGAGTCAGTGAAATCTAAAGGTTTGAGGGGCATTGGCATGTGGAATGGAAACATCTTGGACTACAGTGATGAACCGGTTGCCAAGCAGCAGACTGCAGGGATGTGGAATGCGCTCATAGGATGTGAGCTGGGATTCACTTGA